A stretch of DNA from Cellulomonas xiejunii:
GGCAGCCCGGCCTCGTCGGTCAGCCACCGCTGCAGCGGGTCCGCCCCGAGGTTGCGGCCCACGACGAGCCAGGCCTCCCCGCCGGGCGCGACACGGGGGAGCCAGTGCTCGAGCAGCGCACGCAGCGCAGGCTTGCCGATGCGCACCGGCGGGTTGGACCACAGGGTGGCGAACCGCACGTCGTCGGGGACGCCGTCGGGCGTCGTCGCCACGACGTTGCGCAGGCCGAGACGTGCGGCGTTGCGCCGGACGAGGTCCAGAGCCCGCTCGTTGACGTCGACCGCCCACACGCGGGCGTCGGGGGAGTGCAGTGCGAGCGTCAGCGCGACCGGACCCCACCCGCACCCCAGGTCCAGCAGGTCGCCGCCGGCGGGCGGCGGAGGGACCGTGCGCAGCAGCACCTGCGTCCCGAGGTCCACGTGGTCGGGCGAGAACACGCCGCCGGCCGTCTCGACCTCCACGTCGCGTCCGGCCAGCCGCACGTGCAGCGTCCGGCGCTGCTCGGCGGAGGCCGGCCGGGCCGTGAAGTAGTGGTCGCCCTGCGGGTCGTCGGTGCCGCTCACCGGACCGAGGCTAACGGTGCTCGAGCCCTGTGCCTGCAGCGAAATCCCGTCGCGGGCGTCGTACGTGCGTGCGATCCTGGACACAGCCGACCGCCGACGAGAGGACCCGCGTGGACGACCGAGAGCACACCACCGACGAGGCGCACGAGGCGCCGGCGCGCAGCGCTCAGGAGGTGGCCGACGACGTCGTCGCTCGTGTGCTCGCCCGGGCCGGTACCGCGGTGCGGGACGGCGGCACGTCGCACACGTCGTACGACGGGGACCAGCTGGACCTCGAGGAGCGAACGTCGCTGCGGCGCGTGGCCGGCCTGTCGACCGAGCTGCAGGACGTCTCCGAGGTCGAGTACCGCCAGCTGCGCCTCGAGAGGGTCGTGCTGGTGGGGCTGTGGGGCGCGGGCACGGCGGAGGAGGCGGAGAACTCGCTGCGTGAGCTCGCCGCGCTCGCCGAGACGGCGGGCTCCAAGGTGCTCGACGGCCTCCTGCAGCGACGACGCACGCCCGACCCCGGGACGTTCCTCGGCTCCGGCAAGGCCGCCGAGCTGGCGACCCTGGTGGCAGCAGTCGGTGCCGACACCGTCGTGGTCGACGGTGAGCTGGCGCCGTCCCAGCGACGCTCGCTCGAGGACATCGTGAAAGTCAAGGTCATCGACCGCACGGCCCTGATCCTCGACATCTTCGCGCAGCACGCCAAGTCCCGGGAGGGCAAGGCGCAGGTCGAGCTCGCCCAGCTCGAGTACCTGCTGCCGCGCCTGCGCGGCTGGGGCGAGTCGATGAGCCGGCAGGCCGGTGGGCAGGTCGGCGGGGCGGGCGCCGGGATGGGCTCGCGCGGTCCCGGTGAGACGAAGATCGAGCTGGACCGCCG
This window harbors:
- a CDS encoding class I SAM-dependent methyltransferase codes for the protein MSGTDDPQGDHYFTARPASAEQRRTLHVRLAGRDVEVETAGGVFSPDHVDLGTQVLLRTVPPPPAGGDLLDLGCGWGPVALTLALHSPDARVWAVDVNERALDLVRRNAARLGLRNVVATTPDGVPDDVRFATLWSNPPVRIGKPALRALLEHWLPRVAPGGEAWLVVGRNLGADPLQRWLTDEAGLPTTREASAKGFRVLRFAP